The following are encoded in a window of Dysidea avara chromosome 4, odDysAvar1.4, whole genome shotgun sequence genomic DNA:
- the LOC136252940 gene encoding uncharacterized protein, whose product MIQLWLRRGDYHRQIMANGLTIKLLKDVMRIKDINIATKWYDLGLELVDSNNVLKEIKANHPNDVNTCCTVMFEKWLERDPDASWSKLVTALNNIEMNTAAASITKLVEEGLNSVELLGITLSKSPHNMMYTADQASVEFGILLREILDELKKNESDNLELLKTVSSTVTVKDKSGVRMFTDSELEGIRACNNINTLLEVKLRHCYRWDDHSMLNVVMSSLNAEKCLKLLHLFDIKVYSKMKLQQIQEHCLQESSEFPEDYHKMIAIVDNKIFSSITKEEYDELKQFISQHCGVEPYVMSPFSKASPFSSMVFEWFIPATSISYMMQIAKTNINHFIKKTIIFLKIASAVILDNRNNLEECNQLLTAAGNGDMVKVVTLVVDRYINVDTSDWERQTSLHYGAQNGHKLIVAALVNLGAHVNAVDWFGDTPLHVASKQGNVKVVQVLTMLGADVNIFNNERRTALHSATDSGHIQIVKTLIRSGADINAVDDWERTSLHLAAIGGHVSLVEMLITAGVDISATDWGRMTALHLAAEGGHIAVIKQLLNSGADTSVVDENGDTPVHLASEEGHVVVVAILINSGADVHILNKEIRTPLHIAVQCNHADVVQCLVEQFKVDTTQLEQDMQNRIEELMEAPKHWKFHHQYSLEDEISEFTSSTASSDYIEIDSVEWASIAGTASDKN is encoded by the exons ATGATACAACTTTGGCTACGCCGGGGAGATTATCATCGCCAG ATCATGGCCAATGGTCTTACCATTAAACTATTAAAAGATGTTATGAGGATTAAGGATATTAACATAGCTACCAAGTGGTATGATCTTGGCCTGGAATTAGTGGACAGTAATAATGTCCTGAAAGAGATCAAAGCTAATCATCCTAATGATGTCAACACTTGTTGTACTGTCATGTTTGAGAAGTGGCTGGAGAGAGATCCTGATGCCAGTTGGAGTAAACTAGTTACAGCACTGAATAATATTGAAATGAATACAGCTGCTGCAAGTATCACTAAGCTAGTAGAAGAAG GTTTGAATTCTGTGGAATTGCTGGGTATCACACTTTCTAAATCTCCACATAATATGATGTATACTGCTGACCAAGCCAGTGTGGAATTTGGCATTCTTTTAAGGGAAATCTTAGATGAATTGAAGAAAAATGAGAGTGATAACTTGGAGTTATTGAAAACAGTGTCATCTACCGTAACTGTGAAGGATAAGTCTGGTGTTAGGATGTTCACTGATAGTGAACTTGAAGGAATACGTGcttgtaataatattaatacactCTTAGAGGTGAAACTACGTCACTGCTACAGATGGGATGACCATTCCATGTTGAATGTAGTAATGTCATCATTAAATGCAGAGAAGTGTTTAAAGCTGCTACATTTGTTTGACATCAAAGTATACAGTAAAATGAAGCTACAACAGATACAGGAACATTGTTTACAAGAAAGTAGTGAGTTTCCAGAAGATTACCATAAAATGATTGCAATTGTAGACAATAAGATATTCTCATCCATCACAAAGGAGGAGTATGATGAGTTGAAACAGTTTATTTCACAGCATTGTGGAGTAGAGCCTTATGTGATGTCCCCATTTTCTAAAGCATCTCCCTTCTCTTCTATGGTGTTTGAGTGGTTCATTCCAGCCACCTCAATTTCATACATGATGCAAATAGCTAAAACTAATATCAATCATTTCATTAAGAAAACGATTATTTTTTTGAAGATAGCATCAGCAGTGATACTTGACAACAGAAACAAT CTTGAAGAATGCAATCAACTATTAACAGCAGCTGGGAATGGTGATATGGTTAAAGTGGTCACTTTAGTGGTTGACAGATACATCAATGTAGACACTAGTGACTGG GAAAGACAAACATCTTTACATTATGGTGCTCAAAATGGACACAAGCTTATAGTAGCAGCCCTTGTGAATTTGGGAGCACATGTTAATGCTGTTGACTGG TTTGGTGATACGCCACTTCATGTTGCATCAAAACAAGGTAATGTAAAGGTTGTTCAAGTATTGACAATGTTGGGAGCTGATGTTAATATCTTTAACAAT GAAAGGAGAACTGCTTTACACAGTGCTACTGACAGTGGTCACATTCAGATTGTCAAGACATTAATTAGATCAGGGGCAGATATTAATGCTGTTGATGAT TGGGAGAGAACTTCCCTGCACTTAGCTGCTATTGGTGGTCATGTTTCACTGGTTGAAATGCTGATAACAGCTGGAGTTGATATCAGTGCTACTGACTGG GGCAGGATGACAGCTCTACACCTTGCAGCCGAAGGTGGTCACATTGCAGTTATCAAACAGCTACTTAACTCAGGAGCAGACACCAGTGTTGTTGATGAG AATGGAGATACACCTGTCCACCTTGCATCAGAAGAGGGTCATGTTGTGGTGGTGGCAATATTGATCAATTCTGGAGCTGATGTTCATATTCTCAACAAA GAAATTAGGACACCACTACACATAGCCGTCCAGTGCAACCATGCTGATGTTGTACAGTGTCTGGTTGAACAGTTCAAAGTGGACACAACACAGCTAGAACAG GACATGCAAAACAGAATTGAAGAATTGATGGAGGCGCCTAAACATTGGAAATTTCATCACCAATACTCTCTTGAAGATGAGATTTCTGAGTTTACATCAAGCACAGCATCATCAGATTACATCGAGATTGATTCAGTAGAGTGGGCCAGCATTGCTGGTACTGCGAGTGATAAGAACTGA